In one Thioclava sp. ES.031 genomic region, the following are encoded:
- a CDS encoding DUF2849 domain-containing protein, with amino-acid sequence MSKKFIPGVISANDLREGHVVYMNDAGQWVLRLKDAAFLDDPVIAEMWLDLANAQPEKVVGAYLAPATLGPNGPEPAHFREAFRASGPSIELPHNTLARS; translated from the coding sequence ATGAGCAAGAAATTCATCCCCGGCGTGATCAGCGCCAATGACCTGCGCGAAGGCCATGTCGTCTACATGAACGACGCGGGCCAATGGGTGTTGCGCCTCAAGGACGCCGCCTTTCTCGACGATCCGGTGATTGCCGAGATGTGGCTCGATCTGGCCAATGCCCAGCCCGAGAAAGTCGTGGGCGCCTATCTCGCGCCTGCCACGCTCGGCCCGAACGGCCCCGAGCCTGCGCATTTCCGCGAGGCCTTCCGCGCCTCCGGCCCTTCCATCGAGCTACCCCACAACACTCTGGCCAGGAGCTGA
- a CDS encoding nitrite/sulfite reductase → MFQPSDFDRAAVRARAEQFRHQVARRLDGSLTEDEFKPLRLMNGLYLQLHAYMLRVAIPYGTIEARQMRQLAKIADAWDRGYGHFTTRQNIQFNWPKLVDVPDMIDALADVGMHAIQTSGNAIRNTTTDAFAGAAADEIADPRPYAELIRQWSTDHPEFQFLPRKFKIAINGAEADRAAIRAHDVGLQLVERDGEIGFQVFVGGGLGRTPMIGKELRSFLPAADLLPYLESIVAAWNLAGRRDNKYKARIKITVHELGIDTFSEMVEAEFPARRAAFRGADQAILADLKAQFAPPVLPARESESYDTALNVDALLRDWAARSVSPHHNPDYGVVTVSLKDHGAPPGDATSDQMRLLAELAERYGQSELRISHEQNVILPHIAKADLPALFEALRKGGLATANIGLTSDIIACPGMDYCALATARSIPLAQQISTHFRDLGLEQEIGALKIKISGCINACGHHHLGHIGILGLDRAGVENYQITLGGDASETMALGERAGPGFAYTEVIPALERLLRAYLELRESATESFLDALRRLGPAPFKEALYAEAQRHAAQ, encoded by the coding sequence ATGTTCCAACCCAGCGATTTCGACCGCGCCGCCGTTCGCGCGCGCGCCGAGCAGTTTCGCCATCAGGTCGCGCGCCGCCTCGACGGCAGCCTGACCGAGGACGAGTTCAAACCGCTGCGCCTGATGAACGGGCTCTATCTGCAGCTGCACGCGTACATGCTGCGCGTGGCAATCCCCTATGGCACGATCGAAGCCCGGCAGATGCGCCAGCTTGCCAAGATCGCCGATGCCTGGGATCGCGGCTACGGGCATTTCACGACGCGCCAGAACATCCAGTTCAACTGGCCGAAACTGGTCGATGTGCCGGATATGATCGACGCGCTGGCCGATGTGGGCATGCACGCGATCCAGACCTCGGGCAACGCGATCCGCAACACGACGACGGATGCCTTCGCGGGCGCTGCCGCCGACGAGATCGCCGATCCTCGCCCCTATGCCGAGTTGATCAGGCAATGGTCCACCGACCATCCGGAATTCCAGTTCCTGCCGCGCAAGTTCAAGATCGCGATCAACGGCGCCGAAGCCGACCGGGCCGCGATCCGCGCCCATGACGTGGGCCTGCAACTGGTCGAGCGCGACGGTGAGATCGGTTTTCAGGTCTTCGTGGGCGGCGGTCTGGGCCGCACCCCGATGATCGGCAAGGAACTTCGCAGCTTCCTCCCCGCGGCCGATCTGCTGCCCTATCTGGAGTCGATCGTGGCGGCGTGGAACCTCGCCGGACGGCGCGACAACAAGTATAAGGCGCGCATCAAGATCACCGTGCATGAGCTTGGAATCGATACATTTTCCGAGATGGTCGAAGCCGAGTTCCCGGCCCGGCGCGCAGCCTTTAGAGGCGCGGACCAGGCGATCCTCGCCGATCTCAAGGCGCAATTCGCCCCGCCCGTCTTGCCTGCGCGCGAGAGCGAGAGCTATGACACCGCGCTCAACGTCGATGCGCTTCTGCGCGACTGGGCCGCGCGTTCGGTCTCGCCCCATCACAACCCCGACTACGGGGTCGTCACGGTCAGCCTCAAGGATCACGGCGCGCCTCCGGGCGATGCAACGTCCGACCAGATGCGCCTTCTGGCGGAGCTTGCCGAGCGCTACGGCCAGTCGGAGCTGCGCATCAGCCACGAACAGAACGTGATCCTGCCGCATATCGCGAAGGCCGATCTGCCCGCGCTGTTCGAGGCCCTGCGCAAGGGCGGCCTCGCCACGGCGAATATCGGGCTGACCTCGGACATCATCGCCTGCCCCGGCATGGATTACTGCGCACTGGCCACGGCCCGCTCGATCCCGCTGGCGCAACAGATCTCGACCCATTTCCGCGATCTCGGGCTGGAGCAGGAAATCGGTGCGCTCAAGATCAAGATCTCGGGCTGCATCAACGCCTGCGGCCATCACCATCTGGGCCATATCGGTATTCTCGGCCTCGACCGCGCCGGCGTGGAGAACTACCAGATCACGCTGGGCGGCGACGCGAGCGAGACGATGGCGCTTGGCGAACGTGCCGGCCCCGGCTTTGCCTATACGGAGGTGATCCCCGCGCTGGAGCGTCTGCTGCGCGCCTATCTCGAACTGCGTGAAAGCGCGACCGAGAGCTTCCTCGACGCGCTGCGCCGCCTTGGCCCGGCCCCGTTCAAGGAAGCGCTCTATGCAGAGGCTCAACGCCATGCCGCTCAGTGA
- the cobA gene encoding uroporphyrinogen-III C-methyltransferase, protein METLETQTRVTLAGAGPGDPDLLTVAVLREMMCANVILHDTLVSAEVLALAGPQAQLIETGKTGFGPSMKQGDISDLIIRLAQEGQRVLRLKSGDPGVFGRLGEELDALDAAGIAYRVLPGITAASAAAASLGQSLTERGRNRELRLLTGHDADGLAEQDWAALARPGAVAAIYMGKRAARYVQGRLMMHGASPATPACVVENASRADQVIRPATLATLPTVTAEAKGPAVILLGLAPRDARTALKEAVL, encoded by the coding sequence ATGGAAACTCTCGAAACTCAGACCCGGGTGACCCTTGCCGGGGCCGGTCCGGGCGATCCGGACCTGCTGACCGTGGCGGTGCTGCGCGAGATGATGTGCGCCAACGTCATCCTGCACGACACGCTGGTGAGCGCCGAGGTGCTCGCGCTCGCGGGTCCGCAGGCGCAGCTGATCGAGACCGGCAAGACCGGCTTCGGCCCCTCGATGAAGCAAGGCGACATCTCGGACCTGATCATCCGCCTCGCGCAGGAAGGCCAGCGCGTGCTGCGCCTGAAATCGGGCGATCCGGGCGTGTTCGGGCGGCTGGGCGAGGAACTGGACGCGCTCGACGCGGCCGGGATCGCCTATCGCGTGCTGCCGGGCATCACCGCCGCTTCTGCCGCTGCCGCGTCGCTTGGTCAAAGCCTGACCGAGCGCGGCCGCAATCGCGAACTGCGCCTGCTCACCGGTCACGACGCCGACGGGCTGGCCGAACAGGATTGGGCGGCGCTGGCTCGTCCCGGCGCGGTCGCCGCGATCTACATGGGCAAGCGCGCGGCGCGCTACGTGCAGGGGCGCCTGATGATGCATGGCGCCTCGCCCGCGACACCCGCCTGCGTGGTCGAGAACGCCTCGCGCGCCGATCAGGTGATCCGCCCCGCGACGCTCGCCACCCTGCCCACCGTTACCGCCGAGGCCAAAGGCCCCGCCGTGATCCTACTCGGGCTCGCCCCGCGCGACGCCCGCACCGCCCTCAAGGAGGCCGTGCTATGA
- a CDS encoding ATP-binding protein, with protein sequence MLGRVAILLIWIALTLAASIGVWRVSAREGLARIEAQGQSDLRLASDRLVAALLQFREVAVLAADHPDVVALAARFAEGGKAVGTWRDAAVSLTLQRLADHAGARDIWLIAPGGTVLAGPADSPDRVTMNRALARAAQGATGSEHFVDPDTGDRLFVFAAPVFASGGRVAGIVLLRLNAEDVEAEGRGNPVPVWFTDESGVSFLTNRRDLVLLSEPGAKPDPATYPAGALSGELRLRERNLAGYLLVSGDGSLAGPALDVSRALPVIEMEGHALAAADPVLRAARLAALSTAAGFLAVGAVIFALWERRRALAEANAALEARVAERTAELSTANEELRRTQAELVQAGKLSALGQMSAGISHELNQPLMAISSYAENAELLLDRGRAEEAGETLGKIGAMAHRMARIIRNLRAFARQESEPATRVGLAAVVESALEMLDERLRRAGVSVDWQRPDFPAIVMGGEVRLSQVVINLISNAIEAMEGQPERRLTIRMARAEGMIRLSLRDTGPGIADPDRIFDPFYSTKEAGSAEGLGLGLSISYGLVQGFGGTLRGENAPGGGARFTIELREATAQPKPIEVET encoded by the coding sequence ATGCTGGGCCGTGTCGCCATATTGCTGATCTGGATCGCGCTGACGCTCGCCGCCTCTATCGGGGTGTGGCGGGTCTCTGCACGCGAGGGTCTGGCGCGGATCGAAGCGCAGGGGCAGTCCGATCTGCGGCTGGCGTCGGATCGTCTGGTGGCAGCACTTTTGCAGTTTCGCGAGGTGGCGGTGCTGGCGGCCGATCATCCCGACGTCGTGGCGCTGGCGGCGCGTTTCGCCGAAGGGGGCAAGGCCGTCGGCACTTGGCGCGATGCGGCGGTGAGCCTGACGCTTCAGCGCCTCGCCGATCATGCGGGCGCGCGCGACATCTGGCTGATCGCGCCGGGGGGTACGGTGCTGGCGGGCCCGGCGGATAGCCCTGACCGGGTCACGATGAACCGGGCGCTGGCGCGGGCGGCGCAAGGCGCGACCGGCTCCGAGCATTTCGTGGACCCCGATACCGGCGATCGGCTGTTCGTCTTCGCAGCCCCTGTCTTTGCCTCGGGCGGCCGTGTCGCGGGGATCGTGCTGCTGCGGCTGAATGCTGAGGATGTCGAGGCCGAGGGGCGCGGCAACCCGGTGCCGGTCTGGTTCACCGATGAAAGCGGCGTGAGTTTTCTGACCAACCGCAGAGATCTGGTGCTGCTGTCGGAACCGGGTGCGAAACCCGATCCCGCGACCTATCCGGCGGGGGCGCTTTCCGGGGAGTTGCGCCTGCGCGAACGCAACCTTGCGGGGTATCTGCTGGTCTCGGGCGACGGCTCGCTTGCCGGTCCCGCCTTGGACGTCTCGCGCGCGCTGCCGGTGATCGAGATGGAGGGCCATGCGCTCGCTGCCGCCGATCCGGTGCTGCGCGCGGCGCGGCTTGCGGCGCTCTCGACGGCGGCGGGGTTTCTGGCCGTGGGGGCGGTGATCTTCGCATTGTGGGAGCGCAGGCGCGCGCTGGCGGAAGCCAATGCCGCGCTGGAGGCCCGCGTGGCGGAGCGCACGGCGGAACTGTCCACCGCGAACGAGGAATTGCGGCGCACGCAGGCTGAACTCGTGCAGGCGGGCAAGCTGTCCGCGCTGGGCCAGATGTCGGCGGGGATCAGTCACGAGCTGAACCAGCCGCTGATGGCGATCTCGTCCTATGCCGAGAATGCCGAACTGCTGTTGGATAGGGGGCGGGCCGAGGAGGCGGGCGAGACGCTGGGCAAGATCGGCGCGATGGCGCATCGCATGGCGCGCATCATCCGCAATCTGCGCGCCTTTGCGCGACAAGAAAGCGAACCCGCGACCCGCGTCGGTCTCGCGGCGGTGGTGGAGAGCGCGCTGGAGATGCTCGACGAGCGACTGCGGCGCGCGGGGGTCTCCGTGGACTGGCAGCGCCCCGACTTCCCCGCCATCGTAATGGGCGGCGAGGTGCGGCTGAGCCAGGTCGTCATCAACCTGATCTCGAACGCGATCGAGGCGATGGAAGGCCAACCCGAGCGCCGCCTGACCATCCGCATGGCGCGCGCGGAAGGCATGATCCGCCTCAGCCTGCGCGACACCGGGCCGGGCATCGCCGATCCGGACCGTATCTTCGATCCATTCTACTCGACCAAGGAGGCGGGATCGGCGGAGGGGCTTGGCCTCGGCCTCTCGATCTCTTACGGGCTGGTGCAAGGGTTCGGCGGCACCCTGCGGGGCGAGAACGCGCCCGGCGGCGGCGCGCGTTTCACCATCGAGCTGCGTGAAGCCACGGCCCAACCCAAACCGATCGAGGTGGAGACATGA
- a CDS encoding sigma-54 dependent transcriptional regulator codes for MMRRVLFVDDDRAVREALGQTLELAGLKPTLAGSYIEAKDHISTEFEGIVVTDIRMPGKDGFALLDLVQKADAELPVVLLTGEADVPMAVRAMASGAFDFLEKPCTGKDLLAVVEKALETRARVMEARFSRAAGKRGDAAARMLVGSSPVAEGLREAARRAARSGAEVLITGAPGAGNSKLAEVIHLLSTNARRPFVKLAAAGLDVEGLEAGFAQAEGGTLYLDEVADLPRPAQFALIELLETRPATRLIAGTYRDLPGEARAGRFHPDLYWRLEALKVRIPSLSERPEDIPALFRHYVATACEQANLRAPEIPPEMTAQLMARDWPGNARALMSEAMRFAMGLEAGEPPEELGLSERMAAVEKSLLAEALTRAGGNATEAASALKLPRKTFYDKLARHGLRPEDYRD; via the coding sequence ATGATGCGCCGGGTTCTCTTTGTCGATGACGACCGCGCGGTGCGCGAGGCGCTGGGCCAGACGCTGGAACTGGCGGGGCTGAAGCCGACGCTCGCGGGCAGCTATATCGAGGCGAAGGACCATATCTCGACCGAGTTCGAGGGGATCGTCGTCACCGATATCCGGATGCCGGGAAAGGACGGGTTCGCGCTGCTGGACCTCGTGCAGAAGGCCGATGCGGAGCTGCCCGTGGTGCTGCTGACCGGCGAGGCCGATGTGCCGATGGCAGTGCGCGCAATGGCGTCGGGGGCGTTCGATTTTCTGGAAAAGCCCTGCACGGGGAAAGACTTGCTGGCCGTTGTCGAGAAGGCGCTGGAAACCCGCGCGCGGGTGATGGAGGCGCGCTTCTCGCGGGCCGCCGGAAAGCGCGGCGACGCGGCGGCGCGGATGTTGGTCGGTAGCTCTCCGGTGGCGGAGGGCTTGCGCGAGGCCGCCCGGCGCGCCGCGCGCTCGGGCGCCGAGGTGCTGATCACCGGCGCGCCGGGGGCGGGCAATTCCAAGCTCGCCGAGGTGATCCACCTGCTCTCGACCAATGCGCGGCGTCCCTTCGTGAAGCTCGCCGCGGCGGGCCTCGACGTGGAGGGGCTGGAGGCAGGCTTCGCGCAGGCCGAGGGCGGGACGCTCTACCTTGACGAAGTGGCCGACCTGCCGCGCCCCGCGCAATTCGCGCTGATCGAGCTTTTGGAAACCCGGCCCGCCACGCGCCTGATCGCGGGCACCTATCGCGACCTGCCGGGCGAGGCGCGGGCCGGGCGCTTCCACCCCGATCTCTACTGGCGGCTGGAGGCGCTGAAGGTGCGCATCCCCTCGCTGTCGGAGCGCCCCGAGGATATTCCCGCGCTGTTTCGCCATTACGTCGCCACCGCCTGCGAACAGGCCAATCTGCGCGCCCCCGAAATCCCGCCCGAGATGACCGCGCAGCTGATGGCGCGCGACTGGCCCGGCAATGCCCGCGCGCTGATGTCCGAGGCGATGCGCTTCGCGATGGGGCTGGAGGCGGGAGAGCCGCCGGAAGAACTGGGCCTGTCAGAGCGCATGGCGGCGGTGGAGAAGTCGCTGCTGGCCGAGGCGCTGACCCGCGCGGGCGGCAATGCGACGGAAGCCGCGTCGGCGCTGAAACTGCCGCGCAAGACCTTCTACGACAAGCTCGCGCGCCACGGGCTGCGGCCCGAGGATTATCGGGACTAA
- a CDS encoding phosphoadenylyl-sulfate reductase gives MPLSDGTDIAPRVAGLNERYRHHAATAVMERALRDPDVGNVALVSSFGAESVVLLHMVSVIAPGTPVLFIDTQMLFPETLAYQRDVAAKLGLTNVQVIQADEAAIARDDPDGTLHQYSTDACCTLRKTVPLENALSGYDAWITGRKRFQGGQRAALDFFEIETDSRMKINPLAHWDKQDVQDYMIENRLPRHPLVAQGYPSIGCAPCTSPVKPGEDERAGRWRGAAKTECGIHFIGGKAVRVNSDGQVIENKENVA, from the coding sequence ATGCCGCTCAGTGATGGAACGGATATCGCCCCCCGCGTCGCCGGGCTGAACGAACGCTACCGCCACCACGCCGCAACCGCGGTGATGGAGCGAGCGTTGCGTGACCCCGATGTGGGCAATGTCGCGCTGGTCTCCTCCTTCGGGGCGGAATCGGTGGTGTTGTTGCACATGGTCTCGGTGATCGCGCCCGGCACGCCGGTGCTGTTCATCGACACGCAGATGCTGTTTCCCGAGACGCTCGCCTATCAACGCGACGTCGCGGCTAAGCTGGGCCTGACCAATGTGCAGGTGATTCAGGCCGACGAGGCCGCGATTGCCCGCGACGACCCGGACGGCACGCTGCACCAGTACAGCACCGATGCCTGCTGCACCCTGCGCAAGACGGTGCCGCTGGAGAACGCGCTCTCGGGCTACGACGCCTGGATCACCGGGCGCAAACGGTTTCAGGGCGGCCAGCGCGCGGCGCTCGATTTCTTCGAGATCGAGACCGACAGCCGGATGAAGATCAACCCGCTCGCCCATTGGGACAAGCAGGATGTGCAGGATTACATGATCGAGAACCGCCTGCCGCGCCATCCGCTCGTGGCACAAGGCTACCCCTCGATCGGCTGCGCGCCCTGCACCTCGCCCGTGAAACCGGGCGAAGACGAACGCGCGGGCCGCTGGCGCGGTGCCGCCAAGACCGAATGCGGCATCCACTTCATCGGCGGCAAGGCCGTCCGTGTGAACAGTGATGGCCAAGTGATTGAGAACAAGGAGAATGTGGCATGA
- a CDS encoding cytochrome P450, translating into MQTLSQSPLDPDFVQNPYPFYDRVRQGGPLVQWPEYGFRVTARAAIVGMALRDRRLGREAPPEQAVDIPKHLEPFYAIERHSMLELEAPTHTRLRKLVAKAFTPRRIAGMQDEIAALCHRLIDEMPEGGCDLLEHFAKPLPVIVIARLLGVPESDADKLLAWSNAMVQMYQARRDISLEEDAAQASADFAAYLGDLIETRRKAPGEDLISELIAVEEEGTHLTRDELISTVILLLNAGHEATVHQIGNSVKTLIEQSVAPHWLEPARIDGTIEELLRFDPPLHLFTRWLYEDMEFQGQVLRKGERIGLLLAGANRDPSAWDDASVFDPSRPVRTNFSFGAGAHFCIGAPLARLELKLALPMLMERLQGLDLPRRPYYADLYHFHGLEKLQVTYTKR; encoded by the coding sequence ATGCAGACCCTTTCCCAATCCCCGCTCGATCCAGACTTCGTCCAGAACCCCTACCCGTTCTATGACCGGGTGCGGCAAGGCGGGCCGTTGGTGCAATGGCCCGAATACGGGTTTCGCGTCACCGCGCGGGCCGCGATTGTCGGCATGGCGCTGCGCGACCGGCGGCTGGGGCGCGAGGCCCCGCCCGAGCAGGCGGTGGACATCCCCAAGCACCTCGAACCCTTCTACGCGATCGAGCGTCATTCGATGCTGGAACTGGAAGCCCCGACGCACACCCGGCTGCGCAAGCTTGTGGCGAAGGCCTTCACCCCGCGCCGGATCGCAGGGATGCAAGACGAGATCGCCGCGCTCTGCCATCGGCTGATCGACGAGATGCCCGAGGGTGGCTGCGACCTGCTGGAGCATTTCGCCAAACCCCTGCCGGTGATCGTGATCGCACGGCTTCTGGGCGTGCCCGAAAGCGACGCGGACAAGCTCTTGGCGTGGTCGAACGCGATGGTGCAGATGTATCAGGCGCGCCGCGATATCAGCCTCGAGGAAGACGCGGCACAGGCCTCCGCGGACTTCGCGGCCTATCTGGGCGATCTGATCGAGACCCGCCGCAAAGCGCCCGGGGAAGATCTGATCTCGGAACTGATCGCGGTCGAGGAAGAAGGCACCCATCTGACCCGCGACGAACTGATCTCCACCGTGATCTTGCTGTTGAACGCGGGCCATGAGGCGACCGTCCACCAGATCGGCAACAGCGTGAAGACCCTGATCGAACAGAGCGTCGCCCCCCATTGGCTGGAGCCTGCGCGGATCGACGGCACGATCGAGGAGCTGCTGCGTTTCGATCCGCCGCTGCATCTCTTCACGCGCTGGCTCTATGAGGACATGGAGTTTCAGGGACAGGTGCTGCGCAAGGGCGAGCGGATCGGGCTGTTGCTCGCCGGTGCGAACCGCGACCCGTCGGCTTGGGACGATGCGAGCGTCTTCGACCCGTCGCGCCCCGTGCGCACGAATTTCAGCTTCGGCGCGGGGGCGCATTTCTGTATCGGTGCGCCGCTGGCCCGGCTGGAGCTGAAGCTTGCCCTGCCGATGCTGATGGAGCGGCTTCAGGGGCTCGATCTGCCGCGCCGCCCCTATTACGCGGATCTCTACCACTTCCACGGGCTGGAGAAGCTGCAGGTCACCTATACCAAGCGCTGA
- a CDS encoding Lrp/AsnC family transcriptional regulator, whose product MAVQIDELDRKILAELQDDASQSLDEIARKTGSSKTPVWNRIRKLRAAGVIGKQTAILDPEALGFDACFFVLIRTSEHEAEWQDKFLATLRARPEVMEAHRLAGDIDYILKVRVENARAYDRFYQALISEVKIHNVTALLSMEELKSTTALPL is encoded by the coding sequence ATGGCGGTGCAGATCGACGAGCTGGATCGGAAAATCCTCGCGGAGCTACAGGACGATGCGAGCCAGTCGCTCGACGAAATCGCGCGGAAAACAGGGTCTTCCAAGACCCCGGTCTGGAACCGGATTCGCAAATTGCGTGCGGCGGGGGTGATTGGAAAGCAGACCGCGATCCTCGATCCCGAGGCGCTTGGCTTCGATGCCTGTTTCTTCGTGCTGATCCGCACCTCCGAGCATGAGGCCGAGTGGCAGGACAAGTTCCTCGCCACCCTGCGTGCGCGCCCCGAAGTGATGGAGGCGCACCGTCTGGCGGGCGATATCGACTACATCCTGAAAGTGCGGGTCGAGAATGCGCGCGCCTATGACCGCTTCTATCAGGCGCTGATCTCCGAGGTGAAAATCCACAACGTGACCGCGCTTCTCTCGATGGAGGAGCTGAAATCCACCACCGCGCTGCCGCTGTGA
- a CDS encoding DUF934 domain-containing protein, translated as MSVIVRDDGFHEDDFTGASLDIAPETDAGYLPALIEGAEMIRVLFPTFSDGRGFSLARRIRALGFTGRLRAAGPLIADQYAMARRVGFDEVEIPPELAERQPQAQWLFRADWAAHDYRARLAG; from the coding sequence ATGAGCGTGATCGTTCGCGACGACGGCTTCCACGAGGATGATTTCACCGGGGCGAGCCTCGATATCGCGCCGGAGACCGATGCGGGCTACCTGCCTGCGCTGATCGAAGGCGCCGAGATGATCCGCGTCCTGTTCCCGACCTTCTCGGACGGCCGCGGCTTCTCGCTGGCGCGCCGCATCCGCGCGCTCGGCTTCACGGGTCGGCTGCGCGCGGCGGGCCCGCTGATCGCGGATCAATATGCGATGGCGCGGCGCGTGGGCTTCGACGAGGTCGAGATCCCGCCGGAACTGGCCGAGCGCCAGCCGCAGGCGCAATGGCTGTTCCGCGCCGATTGGGCCGCGCATGACTACCGCGCGCGGCTCGCCGGCTGA